The following is a genomic window from Aphis gossypii isolate Hap1 chromosome X, ASM2018417v2, whole genome shotgun sequence.
cacaaactttaaaattaaattatatattatattaagcggatattatgattttaacatacaatcaTAAGTTAgtcattataaaacaatatagatatttaactCGTGTATAGTCGgttattgtaaacaaatattgatcTGGGTACCGTAAAACTTAACATCGACTCAGAAttaggtttatttattaacatatgcAGTGTAGTGTACTAGCGTAAATTACCAACTAGATACAGTAGTAGTAATAACTTTATAgctgtaagtatatttaataagatatattgtgatagaaattataaaaactagatTCTGACTTACGTATTATCCATTTTTCATCAAGAATTAACACGTGTATAAACGTTTAATTGATTCTGTTCTACACCGACGTCTATCGACTTTGTAATCAGAAATCGAAATGATATCACATGAACAAACAAATACTTGTGAAAACAACtagataactaaataaaaaaaactagtgcACTGTAGGTACTCGTACTGTAAAGTATAGCAATTCACGACAATACCACACGGAGTTCGGACAATGAAtaactgataagtgataaGTGATGAGATAACATTACCTGTAGTCCACGTTGTAGCTGATAGTAATACAACAACAATCGTGGTCCGCATCAAAAAAACAGGTGACTGATCGTTCCGCTCCAAGCAAAGtagttatataacattatattatattataactgccTTGGCTCCGAGCGGATTATTCGAGGTAATGgttaataacgatttattcaattttgtaatGAATTATCTGAGTATGACGattgtcttaaaaaaaacattgatctATTGTAATTGTACAGTAGCGTCAGTAGGTAGTAGGCATGCACTGCTGTTCCGGACCACAACAGCTATAATAGTGAGAcgattgtaataatgtaatgagAACAGTGTCGGATTTAACCGTTGTGCCGCTAAACAAATTGCCgccttttaatataaatatttttctagtttaataaatgttattaaactattaaaacattacaGTTTTTCGGTTAGGTAATCAATACAtaggtaacatattatacgagttATATAGCCGTATCCACTTGTCTGTTGTCAAGtcgtatatttatgtatatatatatatatatatatatataaaatatatgtatgacaTGATAacgaaaaatttataaataatgcagCAAtgctatacatatacaatttttccatttaacgatttttttataaatcttttcATAATAGATTCCTATACTGGCTTTACTACTCTAAACCTATCCTGCAGCGTTGATGTCCTCAGTCAGGTTTTAAGTTTTCACGTAGCAGAAAAACTTCTCTCACACTTATCCGAGttaataatagatacctattgTTAAagctgtattaaataatttgtatatatttggaaatattaaatagttttcagACAACCTAACcttcatacatttattaaatgtatattcgtATCAAGCCcaaagttttaaacaaaaacattctTAAAACTAAGATTTCTTAAACACTgttgtgttaataatttttccgattggataattgtattaaatttattacccaGTGGCCAGTAGTAAATTGTAGTGTttgtttctattataaaaacctaCTGTCTTATTACTAGTGTTACTGTGTTAGGAAATATCTAGATAAAGTTCAAGTCAGTTATATTTATCTTCatctagataaaattatagttatctaTGAGCATTTATCtagatgatttattaaaattgactaaaaaaaacaacttgaagttacaaaatatgatCTTATAATTTCATAGACCGCTATAATTGGGTTGCAGgcgaaaaaagtattatttaatggtaTTAGGAAATAGGAATAGCTATTGCTGTATTTGTCAATGTGCTTTGGTTAAAAAAGAAGATCCATCCAgtcatttatgttttttaaattggaaaaaagcTTCAACAGCTATGGAAGCCGATGCTATAGACCTATAGTAGAAGGGTTTACACAAAGTTTCAATATGCATGGATTGCAGTACCTACAACAAACTTATTGGCAATTGAACACACATTTTTACTgatttatattgcatatttgcatttacaattattatatttgtatattgttttatataatatactatatagcatatctttaattcttaaataaatatagaattatagatttttggattaataatataatattaattcattacagTGCTACCACTaatacttgtaaaatataacgtaCACTATGATCGAGAGATAATTCCTCTAAATGGGTCATTTGTAGATAACCTATAATGAACTATATCATGCCTTCCATGACTAAACAAgttgtgtacctattatacgcgctgctattttgttattttctacTGAGCTACATTTGCTCACTAAGTGTAGTCAATTCAGTTGAGAGTGTTTCTCTAACTTACCTAAACTTACaatagacaaaaaaataaaataaattaaattattctatcattttaatgaattgtgAACATTTAAACGGCTTTACTCAGCGGTTTATTGTACGGCATAATTTTTGcgacaaacataataatggtaagtacatattatacacttggtttcgataattataaaaagctatgtgtagtacctaatttatttactatatttatcatctttttaattataatttataagaaattaacGAATTAACTACCTATCTTATATTAGTGGCATAATaactggtattattattatatgtagggCTCGGAAGTTGATGacctaaaaaacaataaacaatgatCTAAAGAAAGtacaaatattagttttaaatcaataaaatacatttttttaaatattttactctatttttctataaaattctTTATACATTCATCAAAGCTCCGGATTACTCAAGATATGacataaaaatgacaaaaatgtccataaaataaggaaataaaaaatttaaatatttgtttgtcgTAACTtccaaattttaagttatcggCATAATGGTCGATAAGAAACCATAAGAAGTGAACTAGTgtcaaatcattaaatatggcTAAAAGTGTGGGAAAATGACTTTAACAAGTTAAAAAAgacttaaaaagtaaaaaacaccaaaaaattcaaaataaaatttagttattcaGATTCATATACTAATGAAACAGATTTGTTGTCAGGAGAGCATCGTctaaaaagtttcaaaaaaaaaaaaaaaaatgcaaaatggATCAACTTCCAAGccttaattaaatgatattatattagtaggtaCCACCActcaattttaatgtattaaaattacatatttgtattattatagtttatagacaatatatttatatatttatattataagtaatccATTAGATTATAGATATCATACCTAAACGAttcaattctaataaaattgcacattgtaacatatttaatacatttataaccttTTTGAGAATAGTggttacttaaattatttaatataaataatattaaacaaattagtcATTAATTTAGtagaaattgatttaattgatTTGGGAGTgtcattttagaatttttttgtgaaatatagaaaatgtaacaatattatcaaagCCGctagtaagtattaaatataaaataactaggcactttcaaattaaaaaataattattaaatattacaatataataataattggactAGTTAAACAAGAATAATGCAAaagtatcataaatatattttttaataaaaaataattagaaaactttaaattcaGAAGATTagatagtttatattaaaatacatcaaataaatgtttaaatagtctaataaatatatctatagctACTACAAGAatagaagttaaaaaaaataatcaagtttAACATTtagtatgattaaaatttaaaaccaccaaagtattattatttatgtttaaaaaaatgtgtattgttTTCAACAACAAATCTGTAAGATGTAAAAAGCACTTCATATGTAAGATGCAGTTGCACACCCTTATATCTCAAAAATGACTCTCTTGaagtgattataaaataacacaatttaataataattatgtgagATGGTATAGTTATGAACAAATATAGCACAGTTGTTTaccagtattaaattttagaatttattgtaatatcagttggtttagaatttttaaatatatggaaATTTTTAGGTGCTTAAAAACTGGTGAATGACAAAACCTTTTTAATGTTTGGCGTATGGCAATGCTGTTTCAttacttttgaattttcaatattgGAAATCTTgtcgttattaaataatttatatttgttttagttgTTAAGGAGAACTAGGAGTAAAATGATGAAGATCATcgactgtaaaatatatgttgtcTTAAAAGATTCAACAATATTTGTCGGTATACTTAAaggtattttgtttaaatacaattaaaatagttaaatatttgataattttctttacatctatataatatggctttgtacttatttttcaGCTTttgatcataattttaatttggttttagCCAATAGTCAAACATTTTTGGAACACAACATACTTGGATCTCCTGCTCTTGATGAGTCAAACAGACAAAAACGTTTACTTGGCTTAATTGTAATACCGGGGAAAAACATTatatctatagataataaactgGGATCTGATGTTCCTAAAGTACCTATCacagatataattatttgcagACTGAAAGATTACAGACGTGTTAAGACAACTATCAAGCCTTTAGTATCTATGTGCAGTAATATCATTAAActacaaataacatataatgtcTTAATAAtgctataacaaatattatattattaatagttgatcaatattttaattatttatttttatattaccacGATAGTTTGTTAGATGGGTAAatgatctataataatatacatttaacttattagttattaactaCTTTtggttagtatattatgtttttttaaaaattttaattaccaaagtaatttaaaaatctattcaacaatttttatttccaacaaaataatttaaaatggaaaCTTTCCAATACTTAGGTGTTTTAATTCAaccatttttagtttatacttattattataagtatagatacttatttatctatttattgttcaatatgtatgtatttattttaaataacttacttaatattagatatttgaatatgatgaattttaaaaatatgtgatgaGAACTTCaacgataataattgaaaataaatctgttaaattgttttagaaaaaacttaaatggtattgtgatttgtggaaactttaattaaatctatgtTTTGAGTTTAATTATTAGGATGATTATCTATTGTTTCGCGAAACAGTTAATCTATGTATTTAAACCGTTTTCATGTAATAATTTCGATAGATGTACAATGgaactgttattttaaaaaaaaatgtccaaagaatttatattccatgcattttttagttattttataaatataagttttattatcctcttatttctttaatttattatttgtatgttattcattaaatattaactacctaaatgtttttcaaaacacattattattgaattattataaaaaattataaaattattttatttgtaactatAGATGTACGAGATCCAAATTGGAATATTGAAGATTGTCAGgctgatattatatttgagaaggacttatatcatatacctatgGTAGATCCTACAGCATACATCATaagaggtatattattatttacttcctaatttatttgactcataataactgataactcaatacttattacttaattaataagatatttaataatatttttaaatatatttgcctGATATAGGTCGACACAGATCACTACCATTAATGGCTTTAATAAGTGAAGATTGCCAACAAACAACGAATAATTGTTTAGCTACAAATGGACTATCAGTTCAAGACTACCTAGCTGATATAGATGAAAACGAGCCATTGCCATTGATGCCTTCTATGGGTATTGGTAAAGTAATAACAAAGCCTGGTATGAGTCAAAATGGACCACCATCAATGTCTGGTATGGCTCAAAATAGACCCATAATGGGTTACAATGGATCACCAATAAGGTCTGGTATGGCTCAAAATAGACCCCTAATGCCTTATATGGATTACAAAAGATTACCAATAAGGCCTTTTATGAGTCAAAATGGACCACCATCAATGTCTGGTATGGCTCAAAATAGACCCATAATGGGTTACAATGGATCACCGATAAGGTCTGGTATGAGTCAAAATGGACCACCATCAATGTCTGGTATGGCTCAAAATAGACCCCTAATGCCTTATATGGATTACAAAGGATTACCAATAAGGCCTTTTGGACCACCATCAATGTCTGGTATGGCTCAAAATAGACCCATAATGGGTTACAATGAATCACCAATAAGGTCTGGTATGGCTCAAAATAGACCCCTAATGCCTTATATGGATTACAAAGGATTACCAATAAGGCCTTTTGGACCACCATCAATGTCTGGTATGGCTCAAAATAGACCCATAATGGGTTACAATGGATCACCATTAAGGTCTGGTATGAGTCAAAATGGACCACCATCAATGTCTGGTATGGCTCAAAATAGACCCCTAATGCCTTATATGGATTACAAAGGATCACCAATAAGGCCTTTTATGAGTCAAAATGGACCACCATCAATGTCTGGTATGGCTCAAAATAGACCCATAATGCCTTATATGGGTAAAGGAAAATCATCgaccataaataaatatgcaaatcAGTAATAAGCGCCATCATCTACATAAATAAAAGGTAAAcactaagtattattatacacttttgTACATCAATTGATCAAAATGTTGTTAAAcaactatttgtttttgaaaattatgacaatttttataaaatagaatatgtgccatttgatattattattaagacaattatggaaaaatgtattatttaattattgtaagtgttttgcataaatattcatttttactacACTTCTAATTGTTTTACCTACTtatctatttgtatttttttttaccacagttattgatttaataaaataaagtatttctCAGGTTAAAAGCTTTTTcaacttgtattatttttacaaattattaacaacattaaatgtttctatcattagatttaaaaaaatatatttcaacaaatatGTTGTGAAAAGTATGAAAAAGAATGTGAATTAATCATggatttatgttaaatatcttTTAGGTATTGGAATTCATATAaatgaaacaatttaaaatttagtttgagACATAATGTTAACGGGTGATGTTAGttctgtttataatatactgcacacacacttatgtatacaatttctaATGGTAAGTCAATACctgttaaatgataatttataaatataatatagtatattatacctacccctgtaatatactatacaatgtGCAGGTGAGTATCTgggtatacataatttttgaatatctaCGACCTAcgtattatgcattataacttaaaaatatcataaatcataatccaATCTACTAACTTTTGAACAATTTATCAAGTCGTCAACATGTTGCAAtgcaaattgatttaaaagaatttattttttgtaaacagAGGCAAAATAATCAGAAAGCAATTTGGCAATAGCTAATGGCTCATCagaatgcattattttttttataaaaagcatgcaaatagaaaatatgtaggtatattacgaattacatctttattattaccagcatttttaaactttctatGTGCtatcttgtttattttattaactcatGAATTCTAAAGAAGAACCAAGGCTGTGTGAAGTGTCTGCACTTAATTTtcttagatatatatatttgaggGATGTTAAACACGCCCCTTGAGAAGAAGTCTATTGACTTTTTATTGTTAGATTTACTATACCA
Proteins encoded in this region:
- the LOC114121012 gene encoding uncharacterized protein LOC114121012 isoform X7 gives rise to the protein MLLRRTRSKMMKIIDCKIYVVLKDSTIFVGILKAFDHNFNLVLANSQTFLEHNILGSPALDESNRQKRLLGLIVIPGKNIISIDNKLGSDVPKVPITDIIICRLKDYRRVKTTIKPLVSMCNVRDPNWNIEDCQADIIFEKDLYHIPMVDPTAYIIRGRHRSLPLMALISEDCQQTTNNCLATNGLSVQDYLADIDENEPLPLMPSMGIGKVITKPGMSQNGPPSMSGMAQNRPIMGYNGSPIRSGMSQNGPPSMSGMAQNRPLMPYMDYKGLPIRPFGPPSMSGMAQNRPIMGYNESPIRSGMAQNRPLMPYMDYKGLPIRPFGPPSMSGMAQNRPIMGYNGSPLRSGMSQNGPPSMSGMAQNRPLMPYMDYKGSPIRPFMSQNGPPSMSGMAQNRPIMPYMGKGKSSTINKYANQ
- the LOC114121012 gene encoding uncharacterized protein LOC114121012 isoform X4 — translated: MLLRRTRSKMMKIIDCKIYVVLKDSTIFVGILKAFDHNFNLVLANSQTFLEHNILGSPALDESNRQKRLLGLIVIPGKNIISIDNKLGSDVPKVPITDIIICRLKDYRRVKTTIKPLVSMCNVRDPNWNIEDCQADIIFEKDLYHIPMVDPTAYIIRGRHRSLPLMALISEDCQQTTNNCLATNGLSVQDYLADIDENEPLPLMPSMGIGKVITKPGMSQNGPPSMSGMAQNRPLMPYMDYKRLPIRPFMSQNGPPSMSGMAQNRPIMGYNGSPIRSGMSQNGPPSMSGMAQNRPLMPYMDYKGLPIRPFGPPSMSGMAQNRPIMGYNESPIRSGMAQNRPLMPYMDYKGLPIRPFGPPSMSGMAQNRPIMGYNGSPLRSGMSQNGPPSMSGMAQNRPLMPYMDYKGSPIRPFMSQNGPPSMSGMAQNRPIMPYMGKGKSSTINKYANQ
- the LOC114121012 gene encoding uncharacterized protein LOC114121012 isoform X1 gives rise to the protein MLLRRTRSKMMKIIDCKIYVVLKDSTIFVGILKAFDHNFNLVLANSQTFLEHNILGSPALDESNRQKRLLGLIVIPGKNIISIDNKLGSDVPKVPITDIIICRLKDYRRVKTTIKPLVSMCNVRDPNWNIEDCQADIIFEKDLYHIPMVDPTAYIIRGRHRSLPLMALISEDCQQTTNNCLATNGLSVQDYLADIDENEPLPLMPSMGIGKVITKPGMSQNGPPSMSGMAQNRPIMGYNGSPIRSGMAQNRPLMPYMDYKRLPIRPFMSQNGPPSMSGMAQNRPIMGYNGSPIRSGMSQNGPPSMSGMAQNRPLMPYMDYKGLPIRPFGPPSMSGMAQNRPIMGYNESPIRSGMAQNRPLMPYMDYKGLPIRPFGPPSMSGMAQNRPIMGYNGSPLRSGMSQNGPPSMSGMAQNRPLMPYMDYKGSPIRPFMSQNGPPSMSGMAQNRPIMPYMGKGKSSTINKYANQ
- the LOC114121012 gene encoding basic salivary proline-rich protein 1-like isoform X3, which gives rise to MLLRRTRSKMMKIIDCKIYVVLKDSTIFVGILKANSQTFLEHNILGSPALDESNRQKRLLGLIVIPGKNIISIDNKLGSDVPKVPITDIIICRLKDYRRVKTTIKPLVSMCNVRDPNWNIEDCQADIIFEKDLYHIPMVDPTAYIIRGRHRSLPLMALISEDCQQTTNNCLATNGLSVQDYLADIDENEPLPLMPSMGIGKVITKPGMSQNGPPSMSGMAQNRPIMGYNGSPIRSGMAQNRPLMPYMDYKRLPIRPFMSQNGPPSMSGMAQNRPIMGYNGSPIRSGMSQNGPPSMSGMAQNRPLMPYMDYKGLPIRPFGPPSMSGMAQNRPIMGYNESPIRSGMAQNRPLMPYMDYKGLPIRPFGPPSMSGMAQNRPIMGYNGSPLRSGMSQNGPPSMSGMAQNRPLMPYMDYKGSPIRPFMSQNGPPSMSGMAQNRPIMPYMGKGKSSTINKYANQ
- the LOC114121012 gene encoding uncharacterized protein LOC114121012 isoform X9, which translates into the protein MLLRRTRSKMMKIIDCKIYVVLKDSTIFVGILKAFDHNFNLVLANSQTFLEHNILGSPALDESNRQKRLLGLIVIPGKNIISIDNKLGSDVPKVPITDIIICRLKDYRRVKTTIKPLVSMCNVRDPNWNIEDCQADIIFEKDLYHIPMVDPTAYIIRGRHRSLPLMALISEDCQQTTNNCLATNGLSVQDYLADIDENEPLPLMPSMGIGKVITKPGMSQNGPPSMSGMAQNRPIMGYNGSPIRSGMAQNRPLMPYMDYKRLPIRPFMSQNGPPSMSGMAQNRPLMPYMDYKGLPIRPFGPPSMSGMAQNRPIMGYNGSPLRSGMSQNGPPSMSGMAQNRPLMPYMDYKGSPIRPFMSQNGPPSMSGMAQNRPIMPYMGKGKSSTINKYANQ
- the LOC114121012 gene encoding uncharacterized protein LOC114121012 isoform X10, giving the protein MLLRRTRSKMMKIIDCKIYVVLKDSTIFVGILKAFDHNFNLVLANSQTFLEHNILGSPALDESNRQKRLLGLIVIPGKNIISIDNKLGSDVPKVPITDIIICRLKDYRRVKTTIKPLVSMCNVRDPNWNIEDCQADIIFEKDLYHIPMVDPTAYIIRGRHRSLPLMALISEDCQQTTNNCLATNGLSVQDYLADIDENEPLPLMPSMGIGKVITKPGMSQNGPPSMSGMAQNRPIMGYNGSPIRSGMAQNRPLMPYMDYKRLPIRPFMSQNGPPSMSGMAQNRPIMGYNGSPIRSGMSQNGPPSMSGMAQNRPLMPYMDYKGLPIRPFGPPSMSGMAQNRPIMGYNESPIRPFMSQNGPPSMSGMAQNRPIMPYMGKGKSSTINKYANQ
- the LOC114121012 gene encoding uncharacterized protein LOC114121012 isoform X8, encoding MLLRRTRSKMMKIIDCKIYVVLKDSTIFVGILKAFDHNFNLVLANSQTFLEHNILGSPALDESNRQKRLLGLIVIPGKNIISIDNKLGSDVPKVPITDIIICRLKDYRRVKTTIKPLVSMCNVRDPNWNIEDCQADIIFEKDLYHIPMVDPTAYIIRGRHRSLPLMALISEDCQQTTNNCLATNGLSVQDYLADIDENEPLPLMPSMGIGKVITKPGMSQNGPPSMSGMAQNRPIMGYNGSPIRSGMAQNRPLMPYMDYKRLPIRPFMSQNGPPSMSGMAQNRPIMGYNGSPIRSGMAQNRPLMPYMDYKGLPIRPFGPPSMSGMAQNRPIMGYNGSPLRSGMSQNGPPSMSGMAQNRPLMPYMDYKGSPIRPFMSQNGPPSMSGMAQNRPIMPYMGKGKSSTINKYANQ
- the LOC114121012 gene encoding uncharacterized protein LOC114121012 isoform X5; the protein is MLLRRTRSKMMKIIDCKIYVVLKDSTIFVGILKAFDHNFNLVLANSQTFLEHNILGSPALDESNRQKRLLGLIVIPGKNIISIDNKLGSDVPKVPITDIIICRLKDYRRVKTTIKPLVSMCNVRDPNWNIEDCQADIIFEKDLYHIPMVDPTAYIIRGRHRSLPLMALISEDCQQTTNNCLATNGLSVQDYLADIDENEPLPLMPSMGIGKVITKPGMSQNGPPSMSGMAQNRPIMGYNGSPIRSGMAQNRPLMPYMDYKRLPIRPFMSQNGPPSMSGMAQNRPIMGYNGSPIRSGMSQNGPPSMSGMAQNRPLMPYMDYKGLPIRPFGPPSMSGMAQNRPLMPYMDYKGLPIRPFGPPSMSGMAQNRPIMGYNGSPLRSGMSQNGPPSMSGMAQNRPLMPYMDYKGSPIRPFMSQNGPPSMSGMAQNRPIMPYMGKGKSSTINKYANQ
- the LOC114121012 gene encoding uncharacterized protein LOC114121012 isoform X6, translated to MLLRRTRSKMMKIIDCKIYVVLKDSTIFVGILKAFDHNFNLVLANSQTFLEHNILGSPALDESNRQKRLLGLIVIPGKNIISIDNKLGSDVPKVPITDIIICRLKDYRRVKTTIKPLVSMCNVRDPNWNIEDCQADIIFEKDLYHIPMVDPTAYIIRGRHRSLPLMALISEDCQQTTNNCLATNGLSVQDYLADIDENEPLPLMPSMGIGKVITKPGMSQNGPPSMSGMAQNRPIMGYNGSPIRSGMAQNRPLMPYMDYKRLPIRPFMSQNGPPSMSGMAQNRPIMGYNGSPIRSGMSQNGPPSMSGMAQNRPLMPYMDYKGLPIRPFGPPSMSGMAQNRPIMGYNESPIRSGMSQNGPPSMSGMAQNRPLMPYMDYKGSPIRPFMSQNGPPSMSGMAQNRPIMPYMGKGKSSTINKYANQ
- the LOC114121012 gene encoding basic salivary proline-rich protein 1-like isoform X2 yields the protein MMKIIDCKIYVVLKDSTIFVGILKAFDHNFNLVLANSQTFLEHNILGSPALDESNRQKRLLGLIVIPGKNIISIDNKLGSDVPKVPITDIIICRLKDYRRVKTTIKPLVSMCNVRDPNWNIEDCQADIIFEKDLYHIPMVDPTAYIIRGRHRSLPLMALISEDCQQTTNNCLATNGLSVQDYLADIDENEPLPLMPSMGIGKVITKPGMSQNGPPSMSGMAQNRPIMGYNGSPIRSGMAQNRPLMPYMDYKRLPIRPFMSQNGPPSMSGMAQNRPIMGYNGSPIRSGMSQNGPPSMSGMAQNRPLMPYMDYKGLPIRPFGPPSMSGMAQNRPIMGYNESPIRSGMAQNRPLMPYMDYKGLPIRPFGPPSMSGMAQNRPIMGYNGSPLRSGMSQNGPPSMSGMAQNRPLMPYMDYKGSPIRPFMSQNGPPSMSGMAQNRPIMPYMGKGKSSTINKYANQ